A window of Rhododendron vialii isolate Sample 1 chromosome 13a, ASM3025357v1 contains these coding sequences:
- the LOC131313044 gene encoding LOW QUALITY PROTEIN: pentatricopeptide repeat-containing protein At3g62890 (The sequence of the model RefSeq protein was modified relative to this genomic sequence to represent the inferred CDS: inserted 6 bases in 5 codons; deleted 2 bases in 1 codon; substituted 2 bases at 2 genomic stop codons), with amino-acid sequence MAAWKTRSNGKAGKVHFMLWRVGNAAICQADILTHPSLNLSHPTLESFIWNTLXRVHVQGKAQPAIPTTDSPITIFLRKRFHGVDPDFHTFPFLLQSSTYPSHLHAAQTIQAQVLRFGFDTDPFVQSSLINAYSACGNVGLAQKVFDEINQPDLPTWNSIINANVKIGLLHIARNLFDRMPKRNIISWSCMMDGYVRCGEXKEALALFLFREMQELGKRDVSPNEFTMSVVLSACGQXGALEHGEWAHAYIDKCGLEVSVILGTSLIDMYAKCGSIEKARWVFNILGPNKDXMAWSAMISGLAMHGHSEECLELFSKMTYHGVRPNAVTFLGVLCACAYGGLVREGEFYFRRMRVELGITPLIQHYGCMVDLYGRAGLIEAAWNTVNSMPMDPDMIIWGALLSGARMHGDITTCEVALEKLIELEPTHSAAYVLSNVYSKTGEWKDARQMRDLMEAREINXVPAGCSMVEVGGVIHEFFXDESHPESREIHLMLEEIMKRLKVEGYVGNTSEVLLDLDEKRKEMALSLHSEKLAVAXSAGTPIRNVKNLRICGDCHVSIKMISRIFVREIVVRDCSRFHHFANGICSCKDFL; translated from the exons ATGGCGGCCTGGAAAACTCGCTCCAATGGAAAAGCCGGGAAAGTGCATTTTATGCTTTGG AGAGTCGGTAATGCCGCCATTTGCCAAGCTGATATCCTCACGCATCCAAGTCTCAACCTTTCCCATCCCACCCTCGAATCCTTCATCTGGAACACCC TTCGGGTCCATGTCCAAGGCAAGGCTCAACCAGCAATCCCCACCACCGATTCTCCAATTACCATTTTTCTCCGCAAGCGTTTCCATGGCGTTGACCCTGATTTCCAcacttttcctttccttctccaGTCCTCCACTTATCCATCTCACCTCCATGCAGCACAAACCATCCAAGCCCAAGTTCTTCGCTTTGGGTTCGATACTGACCCCTTTGTGCAATCGTCTCTTATCAACGCGTACTCTGCTTGTGGCAATGTGGGTTTGGCCCAGAAAGTATTTGATGAAATAAACCAACCGGATTTACCCACCTGGAATTCGATCATAAATGCCAATGTGAAAATAGGCCTGCTACATATTGCTCGGAACTTGTTTGATAGAATGCCAAAACGAAATATTATATCTTGGAGTTGTATGATGGACGGGTACGTGAGGTGTGGCGAGTGAAAAGAAGCACTTGCGTTGTTT TTGTTTAGGGAGATGCAGGAGTTGGGTAAAAGGGATGTGAGCCCTAATGAGTTCACTATGTCAGTTGTACTTTCGGCTTGTGGAC CTGGTGCACTTGAGCATGGGGAATGGGCTCATGCTTATATTGACAAATGTGGGTTGGAGGTTAGTGTTATTCTGGGGACATCTTTGATTGACATGTATGCAAAATGCGGGAGTATCGAAAAGGCAAGATGGGTGTTCAATATATTAGGGCCGAACAAGG GTATGGCTTGGAGTGCCATGATCTCTGGTTTGGCTATGCATGGGCACAGTGAAGAATGTCTGGAGTTATTTTCAAAGATGACATATCATGGGGTGAGACCTAATGCTGTCACATTTCTGGGTGTGCTCTGTGCTTGTGCATATGGGGGTTTAGTGCGTGAAGGGGAGTTTTATTTTAGGAGAATGAGAGTAGAATTGGGTATTACTCCTTTGATTCAACACTATGGTTGCATGGTCGACCTTTATGGAAGGGCTGGTCTAATAGAGGCTGCGTGGAATACTGTAAATTCAATGCCAATGGATCCTGACATGATCATTTGGGGAGCTCTTTTGAGTGGAGCAAGAATGCATGGGGACATTACAACGT GTGAAGTTGCACTCGAGAAACTAATTGAGTTGGAACCCACACATAGTGCAGCTTATGTCCTATCGAATGTCTACTCAAAAACTGGTGAGTGGAAGGATGCAAGGCAAATGAGAGATCTAATGGAGGCTAGGGAGATTAATTAAGTACCTGCAGGTTGTAGCATGGTTGAAGTTGGGGGTGTGATTCACGAGTTTT GAGATGAGTCGCATCCAGAGTCAAGGGAAATACATCTGATGCTTGAGGAGATTATGAAGAGATTGAAGGTGGAGGGTTATGTGGGCAATACAAGTGAGGTATTACTTGACTTGGATGAGAAAAGGAAGGAGATGGCACTCTCACTGCATAGTGAAAAATTGGCTGTTGC TAGTGCAGGTACACCGATACGTAACGTGAAAAACCTTAGGATATGTGGTGACTGTCATGTCTCTATAAAGATGATTTCTAGGATTTTTGTTCGGGAGATTGTTGTTAGAGATTGCAGTAGGTTCCACCATTTTGCAAACGGCATATGCTCTTGTAAAGACTTCTTGTGA
- the LOC131315065 gene encoding O-methyltransferase 1, chloroplastic: protein MGLAALAPAVASAIVRLPLTSASKKLRNCGLRAKLNDDEDDPLLQAAINRASLRLQETRRPDPLFLDQYAGCFVPDNIPMDMGRYLRHYCLATKFVDDKLLMTMNDRDRLRQVVLLTDGMDTRPYRLGWPNSTLIFDVSPERVFRKAAKKLEDVGAKIQKGCLFLRVPLESSDIQQILCNKGFNGNRPSIWALQGLPLMTLGSFEVILSIVSNLAMKGCLFLGELPAWETEAEAGIKSSTQARMEKIFMGNGFRVELNSYSEVAAKLGRELAPQDYKGLLFVAEQLRFSDDQMENWRREFQRIEEEGDEEGFEEL from the exons ATGGGTTTAGCGGCCTTAGCTCCCGCGGTGGCTTCTGCTATTGTGCGCCTTCCACTTACATCCGCCTCTAAGAAACTGAGAAATTGTGGGTTGAGAGCTAAACTCAACGACGACGAAGATGACCCTTTACTCCAAGCCGCCATTAATCGCGCTTCTCTTCGCTTACAGGAGACCCGTCGTCCag ATCCTCTTTTTCTTGACCAATATGCTGGTTGTTTTGTTCCTGACAATATCCCAATGGATATGGGGCGTTACCTCCGCCATTATTGCCTTGCAACAAAGTTTGTTGATGATAAATTGCTTATGACAATGAACGATCGGGACAGACTCAGGCAG GTTGTTTTGCTAACAGATGGGATGGATACTCGGCCTTATAGGCTTGGCTGGCCAAATTCAACCTTAATCTTTGATGTATCTCCGGAAAGAGTATTCAGAAAGGCAGCTAAAAAGCTTGAAG ATGTTGGAGCTAAGATTCAAAAAGGCTGCTTGTTTCTTCGTGTTCCATTGGAGTCATCTGATATACAGCAAATTTTATGCAATAAGGGTTTTAATGGTAATCGACCAAGTATATGGGCCCTCCAG GGACTGCCGTTGATGACATTGGGGAGCTTTGAAGTCATTTTGTCCATTGTTAGTAATTTGGCCATGAAGGGTTGTCTTTTCTTGGGAGAATTGCCTGCCTGGGAGACAGAAGCTGAGGCTGGAATCAAG TCAAGTACACAGGCACGGATGGAAAAGATATTCATGGGCAATGGTTTCAGGGTGGAGTTGAATAGTTACAGTGAAGTTGCGGCAAAGCTAGGCAGGGAGCTGGCGCCACAAGACTACAAGGGTCTTCTTTTTGTGGCAGAACAATTAAGATTCTCCGATGATCAG ATGGAAAATTGGAGGAGAGAATTTCAGAGGATAGAGGAAGAAGGCGATGAAGAAGGATTCGAGGAACTCTGA